From Roseburia hominis, the proteins below share one genomic window:
- a CDS encoding DDE-type integrase/transposase/recombinase, which yields MDIIQYLLSVIQYLYQQNCWLIHFICKYIPLKQWAFDDSHSPKYQKFKTDELPKMQIHQNDWDWQLLIPYFDHKYHEKIRPIARRKECDIPEDLICPCCHAPQPFLYRNNGKKGQIKCKVCNTTFSPDENRFSKQYTLRCPHCGNALAHKKERKHFIIHKCVNPKCPYYLHNLKKVDKEHLEKDYGKNEYKLHYIYREFTIDFFKMDLNSLPRNASSLRFSKFDSHVMSLCLTLHVNLSLSLRKTSQALKDLYNIQISHQQIANYCKTAAICIKPFVDNYDYDAGDTFTADETYIKIRGIKTYIWFIMDAAKRSIIGYQVSDNRGVGPCIMAMRMAFRHLKELPKNFRFIADGYSAYPLAAQQFFHEFGDAFKFNITQVIGLTNDDAVSKEFRPFKQMIERLNRTYKASYRKTNGFDNIDGANYDLALWVAYYNFLRPHKHNNYHVLNEVDMLKGTDNMPGKWQLLIFLGQQTILNLQKSGTA from the coding sequence ATGGACATTATACAATACTTACTCTCTGTAATTCAATATCTTTACCAACAAAACTGCTGGCTGATTCACTTTATCTGCAAATATATCCCCCTCAAGCAGTGGGCCTTTGATGATTCTCATTCTCCTAAATACCAGAAGTTCAAAACTGATGAGCTTCCCAAAATGCAGATCCATCAAAATGACTGGGACTGGCAGCTCCTGATTCCCTACTTTGATCACAAGTATCACGAAAAGATCAGACCTATTGCACGCCGCAAGGAATGCGATATCCCTGAGGACCTCATATGTCCCTGCTGTCATGCTCCCCAGCCCTTCCTCTACCGCAACAACGGTAAAAAGGGGCAGATTAAATGCAAGGTCTGCAACACCACTTTTTCTCCTGATGAGAACCGTTTCTCTAAACAATACACCCTTCGCTGCCCTCACTGCGGCAACGCTCTGGCACATAAGAAAGAACGCAAGCACTTTATCATCCATAAATGCGTCAACCCGAAATGCCCTTACTATCTTCATAACCTGAAGAAAGTCGATAAAGAACATCTCGAAAAAGATTATGGCAAGAACGAATACAAGCTCCATTATATCTACCGTGAATTCACGATAGATTTCTTTAAGATGGACTTAAACTCTCTCCCCAGGAATGCTTCCTCCCTCAGGTTCAGCAAGTTCGACTCCCATGTCATGTCCCTGTGTCTGACACTTCACGTGAACCTCAGCCTTTCCCTCAGAAAGACCTCGCAGGCTCTCAAAGACCTGTATAACATCCAGATCTCCCACCAGCAGATCGCCAACTACTGCAAGACAGCCGCCATCTGTATCAAACCTTTTGTAGACAACTACGATTATGATGCCGGTGATACCTTTACCGCTGATGAGACCTACATCAAAATCCGCGGGATCAAGACCTATATCTGGTTCATCATGGACGCCGCCAAACGTTCCATTATCGGCTACCAGGTGTCTGATAACCGTGGTGTCGGCCCCTGCATCATGGCGATGCGCATGGCCTTCCGCCACTTGAAAGAACTTCCCAAAAACTTCCGTTTTATTGCTGATGGTTACAGTGCCTATCCCTTAGCGGCACAGCAGTTCTTCCATGAATTCGGTGATGCTTTTAAATTCAACATCACTCAGGTGATTGGACTTACCAACGACGATGCTGTTTCCAAAGAGTTCCGGCCATTCAAACAGATGATCGAGCGGCTCAACCGCACATACAAAGCATCCTACCGGAAAACAAACGGATTTGACAACATCGACGGTGCCAACTATGACCTGGCTTTATGGGTTGCTTATTATAACTTTCTCCGTCCTCACAAGC
- a CDS encoding tripartite tricarboxylate transporter permease, with the protein MSLSIWGEAFSSLMQIDIILALIIGVLVGTFIGALPALSGTMGVAIMTPLTFWLSKECGFAMLIGLYNAACFAGGISAVLINTPGTPSSVTQCFDGYPLYLKGKGGLALGINAIFSFIGSIISIFFLAVLAEPIARFTVSFGPAEYFMISLFGIVMMIAVAEGKVLKGFIMGTLGILLACVGLDPILGMPRFTFGSVSLLAGIDFIPVIVGIFGLGEVLYQTVIRNEKLEKESQEKRHINMKLGSIWPKKEQMGKWMPMALVTACVSTVIGAIPAAGGDISTIICWGNAKKFSRHSEEYGKGSLEGFMVSSTANNGVVGGAMMTMLTLGLPGDSVTAVLIGSLMMYGLQPGWSMFNEHQVFTAQIILLMAFASVGFLIVGLATAKICSKFFNVSQPTIWTCIVILCIVGSFSLNGRFGDVVIMLVMGVLGFFMKYFDFPAGPLVLGLLLGETLESNMRKALSISGGDYSYFFRRPVSCVIFALIIATLIFPFVKKFVKSVRQKRG; encoded by the coding sequence ATGTCATTATCAATATGGGGCGAGGCTTTTTCTTCGTTGATGCAGATAGACATCATACTGGCGCTTATTATTGGCGTTTTAGTAGGCACATTTATCGGTGCGCTTCCTGCTTTATCGGGAACCATGGGTGTTGCCATAATGACGCCATTAACGTTTTGGCTTTCAAAAGAATGTGGTTTTGCAATGCTTATAGGTCTTTACAATGCAGCGTGCTTTGCCGGAGGTATCTCCGCAGTGCTTATTAATACCCCGGGAACCCCGTCATCCGTAACACAGTGTTTTGACGGCTATCCCCTTTATTTAAAGGGGAAAGGCGGGCTGGCTTTGGGAATCAATGCGATTTTTTCTTTCATAGGCAGTATAATCAGTATTTTCTTTTTAGCTGTTCTTGCGGAGCCGATCGCAAGATTCACGGTATCCTTTGGACCGGCGGAGTATTTTATGATCTCACTTTTTGGCATTGTGATGATGATAGCCGTTGCGGAAGGAAAAGTGCTAAAAGGTTTTATCATGGGAACGCTGGGAATTTTACTGGCGTGCGTGGGCTTGGATCCGATATTGGGGATGCCGCGTTTTACATTTGGAAGTGTTTCCCTACTTGCGGGCATCGATTTCATACCGGTGATAGTAGGCATATTTGGATTGGGAGAAGTCCTCTACCAAACGGTTATCAGAAATGAGAAGCTTGAGAAGGAAAGCCAGGAAAAACGGCATATAAACATGAAGCTGGGAAGTATATGGCCGAAAAAGGAACAAATGGGTAAATGGATGCCTATGGCGCTTGTTACCGCGTGCGTTTCGACGGTGATCGGTGCAATACCGGCTGCCGGCGGCGATATCTCTACTATTATATGCTGGGGAAATGCCAAAAAATTCTCCAGGCATTCAGAGGAGTACGGAAAAGGTTCTCTGGAGGGCTTCATGGTATCAAGCACTGCAAATAATGGGGTCGTGGGTGGTGCGATGATGACAATGCTTACGCTTGGTCTGCCGGGTGATTCGGTCACTGCCGTACTTATCGGTTCTCTCATGATGTACGGCCTTCAGCCGGGGTGGTCTATGTTTAACGAACATCAGGTGTTCACGGCACAGATTATTTTGCTAATGGCGTTTGCAAGCGTTGGTTTCCTGATCGTGGGGCTGGCCACTGCAAAGATTTGTTCAAAATTCTTTAACGTGTCACAGCCCACGATCTGGACGTGTATTGTGATTTTGTGCATTGTCGGTTCCTTTTCTCTTAACGGCAGGTTTGGCGATGTTGTCATCATGCTTGTCATGGGAGTTCTGGGATTTTTTATGAAATATTTTGACTTTCCGGCAGGCCCATTGGTTCTTGGGCTGCTGCTCGGGGAGACACTGGAATCAAATATGCGGAAGGCACTTTCGATATCAGGCGGTGATTACAGTTACTTTTTCCGTCGTCCGGTTTCTTGTGTAATCTTCGCTTTGATAATTGCTACTTTGATATTTCCATTTGTTAAAAAATTTGTAAAGAGCGTAAGACAAAAACGTGGGTAG
- a CDS encoding sugar kinase: MDKSIVLYGDLMERLSPAGMGKIVQADQYEVRFTGAEANVGVSCANYGMKAYVVGRVPDHDVGQACINYLRRYGLDTSFIVRGGERLAILYTETGYSQRPSRVIYDRGHSSFAYLEPGTLEWEKILEGKDWFHFSGTAPAMGEGPREELLRGLKIAKQMNVMVSVDYNYRHKLWDKKTARKTMETLMEYVDVGIGNEEDCEAVFGIKAEGTDFEKGNVDEKSYTIVAEKMVKRYGLKMQAITLRESISASKNGWSAILHDGEQCYTSKNYMVDLVDRIGGGDSFAGGLIYGLCSGMDKQAALEFAVAASCIKQTIPGDFNLVSREDVLALVNGNASGRVQR; this comes from the coding sequence ATGGACAAAAGTATTGTTTTATATGGAGATTTGATGGAAAGGCTCAGCCCGGCAGGAATGGGAAAAATCGTTCAGGCAGATCAATATGAAGTGAGGTTCACCGGAGCTGAAGCGAATGTCGGGGTATCCTGTGCGAACTACGGAATGAAGGCGTATGTGGTGGGGCGTGTCCCGGACCACGATGTCGGGCAGGCGTGCATTAATTACCTTCGCAGATACGGGCTTGACACGTCTTTTATTGTAAGAGGGGGTGAGCGGCTTGCCATATTATATACGGAGACCGGATATTCGCAGCGTCCTTCCAGGGTCATATACGATCGCGGTCATAGTTCTTTTGCATATTTAGAACCGGGAACTTTAGAATGGGAAAAAATCCTCGAAGGAAAAGACTGGTTCCATTTTTCAGGTACGGCGCCGGCGATGGGAGAAGGACCGAGAGAAGAATTGCTCAGAGGGCTGAAGATTGCGAAACAGATGAATGTAATGGTCAGTGTTGATTACAATTACAGGCATAAGCTCTGGGATAAAAAGACCGCGCGTAAAACGATGGAGACATTGATGGAATATGTGGATGTCGGCATTGGAAATGAAGAAGACTGTGAAGCTGTTTTCGGGATAAAGGCAGAAGGGACTGACTTTGAAAAAGGGAATGTTGATGAAAAGTCCTACACCATCGTTGCCGAGAAGATGGTAAAGCGTTATGGGCTTAAAATGCAGGCGATCACGCTGAGGGAAAGCATATCTGCCAGCAAAAATGGCTGGTCGGCGATCCTTCATGATGGGGAGCAGTGCTATACGAGCAAAAATTATATGGTAGATCTGGTGGATCGCATCGGCGGAGGGGATTCCTTTGCGGGCGGCCTGATTTATGGATTGTGCAGCGGTATGGATAAACAGGCGGCATTGGAATTTGCGGTTGCAGCGTCCTGTATAAAACAGACGATACCGGGAGATTTTAACTTAGTATCAAGAGAGGATGTACTCGCACTTGTAAATGGAAATGCATCAGGAAGGGTACAGCGTTAA